The Crocosphaera sp. UHCC 0190 DNA segment GTGGTTTTTCCTGCCCCATTATTGCCATGAATAATTGTTGTATTGTGGGTTCCAGAAGCTAAAAATATTTCTGGGGTTTTGCCGTAAAATTGACGAAAGTTACATAATTTAAGGGACAAAAGTTTCATTGAATTACTTCTTTAACAATTTTGACGATATCATCATTAATATTACGAGGCGATCGCTGATATAATTTCTCTTTTTCTAACTGTAAAACCCGTTCAATAATTTCTCTTACTTGAGGAGGAGCCGTATTAATGGGTTCTTGCACTTTACTCAAATTTGCTTCTTCATTCATCAGTAAAAATGCTTAATCTTCAAATTTAGTATTTCTAAATTATAAATAAAAATCAAGATTGAGGGGAATAAAATGATAAAAAGCTTAACTTAGGCAGAAACAACGTAGAGACGTTGTATACAACGTCCCTACAATCATCAATTAAAGAAGATTGATGTAATCAGTCAATTATTTACGTTTGCGACGAGAAGCACCAACACCCAAAGCAGTACCAAAGGCTAAGAGGCCAAGGGTTGCAGTCGGTTCAGGCACTTGTTGAGAAGCTAAAACCAATTGACCACCTTCTACAAGTCCTTGTGACCCAATAACTCCATCTCTGAGACTGTGGGCTTGAGTGTCTAAGATAAAGAGTTTTTCTCCAGGTTTGGTCTTAAAGAGGCTAGTAACATCTAAGATGCCGGAACTTTCCCAGTTACCACAATCATTGGGAGAAGGATCAGTCACACCAGCAGGAGCTACTACACTGCGATCCATTTGAGCAATTCGTGTTGCTGCTCCAGGTGTTGTGGGGTCAAGTTGCCAAATAGAAGCTTCTTCTCCACTGGTTTGACAAAATGCACCTAATGCGCGGTCTTCCTGAACATAGATATAACCATCATCAGCCCAGTCTAAGTTATCAGGACTACGTAAGCCAAAGTCTTGATTTCCTGGCTCGTTTCCATCATAAAGAATAGAAACACTAGCAGTAAGGTTAGCTAAGTCATTATCAATGGTGTAGGTGGTTCCCCAAAGATCGCCAAATGAACTGCTTCCGGTAGAAGCTAACACTGCTTGGGAACCGTTGAAGGGGTTAGTAGAAAGGTCTTCAGGGCGAGAGAAGCGGAAAGCACCTAAAGCAGCGACGTTAGCATCTAACTCAGCTTGTGTTGCATAACCATCAGGATCTGTACCAGTATTATCTACTGCTACCCAGTTGCCAGTGCGAGAATTTCCGGTTCCATTAAAGGTAGAAGGATTAAGATCTCCGCTATCTTCTACCCAGACATAGAGGGTTCCTTGGGCTAAACCATTGCGATCTAAGAAACTACCATCACCGACTGCATTCTTATCTCCAAGATAGAGATAAAGAGGTGCGCCTGGCCCTTCCGTTGGACTTGATGATCTATCA contains these protein-coding regions:
- a CDS encoding alkaline phosphatase PhoX; translated protein: MENLLKIAVSLTTTASVVALGANAAQAQFTTQYPTAQMQGLNSWNTEAIFTVGETINGYTPTGILDGIGAFKINDNTVRILVNSEIAAGLGASYNLNTKDGNAINDLTVGGGARIHYFDIDSNTRTVKDAGLAFDQIFDRAGNLIENASQFPSGASLNRFCSGHSFDAGTYGFVDNVYFAGEETGGGTQFVLDVDSISQSPLGGALYAAPAVGRGAWENVTALEPTNANQIALLLGDDRSSSPTEGPGAPLYLYLGDKNAVGDGSFLDRNGLAQGTLYVWVEDSGDLNPSTFNGTGNSRTGNWVAVDNTGTDPDGYATQAELDANVAALGAFRFSRPEDLSTNPFNGSQAVLASTGSSSFGDLWGTTYTIDNDLANLTASVSILYDGNEPGNQDFGLRSPDNLDWADDGYIYVQEDRALGAFCQTSGEEASIWQLDPTTPGAATRIAQMDRSVVAPAGVTDPSPNDCGNWESSGILDVTSLFKTKPGEKLFILDTQAHSLRDGVIGSQGLVEGGQLVLASQQVPEPTATLGLLAFGTALGVGASRRKRK